From the genome of Eucalyptus grandis isolate ANBG69807.140 chromosome 2, ASM1654582v1, whole genome shotgun sequence, one region includes:
- the LOC104420307 gene encoding GEM-like protein 4: MKVKRWDEQARKKADILARGVREHVSLSPKITKTVKGKLRMGARVLQLGGMDKVFMDLFNVGVGERLMKTFQCYLSTSVGPIGGLLFISTERVAFCSERCIKLVSPDGETTKVHYKVMIPLRKIKMANETENVEKPLQKYIQIVTVDNLEFWFMGFLNYQKTLKHLQRAISQA; this comes from the exons ATGAAAGTTAAAAGGTGG GATGAACAAGCTCGGAAGAAAGCAGATATTCTTGCACGTGGAGTTCGAGAACATG TGAGCCTAAGTCCCAAGATTACAAAAACAGTGAAAGGAAAATTGAGAATGGGGGCGAGAGTTCTTCAACTTGGAGGAATGGATAAGGTGTTCATGGACTTATTTAATGTCGGAGTTGGCGAAAGGCTAATGAAGACCTTCCAATGCTATCTGTCAACTTCAGTTGGTCCTATAGGAGGTCTCCTCTTTATCTCCACCGAGAGAGTGGCCTTTTGCAGTGAGAGATGTATAAAACTGGTTTCTCCGGATGGAGAAACAACCAAAGTCCATTACAAG GTGATGATCCCGCTTAGAAAGATAAAGATGGCAAATGAGACAGAGAACGTGGAGAAGCCGTTGCAGAAGTACATCCAGATTGTAACTGTAGATAATTTAGAGTTCTGGTTCATGGGATTCTTGAACTATCAGAAAACACTAAAGCATCTTCAGCGGGCAATTTCTCAAGCATAG